From a single Bacillus gobiensis genomic region:
- a CDS encoding LysR family transcriptional regulator, which produces MSIIKYEILNKVAEVNSFTKAADLLGLTQSAVSHAIHSLEKEFGFALVNRNRSGITLTNEGDTMLLTIRKVLHFNEKVQQEAANIVGLTKGTIRIGIFTSVSTNWLPNIVKLMEAKYPDIRIELLEGDYIEIEQWLLSGEIDCGFINVSHSNQFDVIPLTKDRLLCIVSSESKLYNQSSISFKQLETEQFIMPAYGGYHDVKLLFEKHHVQPNVRFELMEESAIMSMVAHHIGISILPEMVLNSLLPGVRAIPLEIDSYRSIGLATRYNLSPAAKKFAELTKSSLNNDR; this is translated from the coding sequence ATGAGCATCATTAAGTATGAAATCCTCAATAAAGTGGCCGAAGTAAACAGCTTCACAAAAGCTGCAGATTTATTAGGCTTAACTCAATCTGCCGTCAGCCATGCGATTCATAGTCTTGAAAAAGAATTTGGTTTTGCCTTAGTAAACAGGAATCGTTCAGGCATTACATTAACCAATGAAGGAGATACGATGCTGCTGACAATACGGAAGGTGTTGCATTTTAACGAGAAAGTCCAGCAAGAAGCTGCCAATATCGTCGGCCTTACAAAAGGAACGATAAGAATCGGTATTTTCACCAGCGTCTCCACAAATTGGCTTCCTAATATTGTTAAATTAATGGAAGCGAAATATCCTGATATTAGAATCGAACTACTAGAAGGTGATTATATTGAAATTGAACAGTGGCTATTGAGCGGAGAAATTGATTGCGGCTTTATTAACGTCAGCCACTCTAATCAATTTGATGTCATCCCGCTAACAAAAGACCGGCTCCTGTGTATTGTTTCCAGCGAGAGTAAACTATACAATCAATCATCGATCTCATTTAAACAATTAGAGACCGAACAGTTTATTATGCCTGCATATGGCGGTTATCATGATGTTAAGCTTTTATTCGAAAAACATCATGTCCAGCCGAATGTCCGCTTTGAATTAATGGAAGAAAGTGCAATTATGTCTATGGTAGCACATCATATTGGCATTAGTATTTTACCGGAAATGGTATTAAATTCACTTTTGCCAGGTGTCCGTGCCATTCCATTAGAAATAGACAGCTATCGGTCGATTGGTCTTGCTACAAGATATAACCTTTCCCCCGCAGCAAAGAAATTTGCCGAATTAACAAAATCCTCGCTGAATAATGATCGATAG
- a CDS encoding acyltransferase family protein, whose product MRQLNTEFLDGTRFLLALWVALSHFNSMVAYKLPFSVPDGTIAVDGFIVITGFLMMYNYILREHKDPYYLRSTFSKFWIKRFFRLYPVYLLAILLGFFAYEFIIYCRSESLMFFGNISYEEWSAKSSIDRAGMTLSNLFSHLTFVHGFIPSHVLGIIGPAWSLSLEMQFYFLFPFLFFVFFGTKNAVKYRLGVFIVLTSVLSLVTIKLFGHHPQEGLYATFRAPSILLYKLPLFLFGMLLASVALKKTHMLFLILSMAVVLPLQSKLTILLLGFLFVMTMLEVYRPYLHKSIYSFLNFFKLALSIKPFKIGADISYSFYLLHTILMPPMILVSIQLLQPYVSSKQAILVLSLLISLLVNFVICYLLYLSVEKNGIQLGRTLINKLYGRKVQEPVINQAKQTS is encoded by the coding sequence ATGAGACAGCTAAACACGGAATTTTTAGATGGAACCCGTTTTCTATTGGCTCTTTGGGTAGCGCTTTCTCATTTTAATAGTATGGTCGCCTACAAGCTTCCATTTTCTGTACCCGATGGGACGATAGCTGTAGATGGCTTTATTGTGATTACCGGATTTTTGATGATGTATAACTATATTTTAAGAGAACATAAGGATCCTTATTATTTAAGAAGTACATTTTCTAAATTCTGGATCAAACGTTTTTTCAGGCTTTATCCCGTTTATTTGCTGGCAATTTTACTTGGGTTTTTCGCTTATGAGTTTATTATCTACTGCAGAAGCGAATCATTGATGTTCTTCGGCAATATTTCCTATGAAGAGTGGAGTGCTAAGTCTTCAATCGACAGAGCTGGAATGACATTATCGAATTTATTTAGCCATTTAACCTTTGTCCATGGGTTTATACCTTCTCATGTTTTAGGAATTATTGGACCCGCATGGAGCTTGTCGTTGGAAATGCAATTTTATTTTCTTTTCCCGTTTCTGTTCTTTGTATTTTTTGGTACAAAAAATGCGGTCAAATACCGTCTCGGTGTTTTTATCGTTTTAACTTCAGTATTATCACTTGTTACTATAAAGCTTTTCGGACATCATCCGCAGGAAGGGCTCTACGCAACCTTTAGAGCGCCGTCTATTTTGTTGTATAAGCTTCCATTGTTTTTGTTTGGCATGCTGCTGGCTTCAGTGGCTCTGAAAAAAACTCATATGCTATTTCTCATTCTTTCTATGGCGGTTGTATTGCCACTTCAAAGCAAATTAACAATATTGCTGCTGGGATTCCTATTCGTTATGACGATGTTAGAGGTATATCGGCCATATTTGCATAAAAGCATCTATTCTTTTCTTAACTTTTTCAAATTGGCTTTATCGATTAAACCATTTAAGATTGGCGCCGATATCTCTTACTCCTTTTATTTGCTGCATACGATCCTTATGCCGCCAATGATCTTAGTCTCAATCCAATTATTGCAGCCTTATGTGAGCAGCAAGCAGGCAATTCTTGTTTTATCACTATTGATTTCCTTGCTTGTGAATTTCGTCATCTGTTACCTGCTTTATCTTTCAGTTGAAAAGAACGGTATCCAGCTTGGACGAACGCTGATCAATAAGCTGTATGGAAGAAAAGTCCAAGAACCTGTTATTAATCAGGCAAAACAAACCTCATAG
- a CDS encoding acyltransferase family protein has protein sequence MKPIDTKFLDGTRLLLALWVAVGHFYTYTGGKELISVPLISDILLSAGPAVDGFMIITGFLMMYHYLLKEKKEPPSDKTTIFKFWLKRLVRLYPIYFVAILAAFVLFKTNFQYVHSNYSFFTGKEASFGTTFNSAAIPGMSDLFSHLTFLHGLIPGQNTSLLGPAWSLSLEMQFYLVFPILFLIFFRNEALINKTLLLFTGASFVIGFLAPKLFGSWDSSGILADFGAPSLIVFKLHFFVLGMIMACVALKRASRFHLGMWILLVLPFQGRWTILVTIGIITLMFSDDVKRLVHPRVNSVLYIIKQCLSNKAAKIGADISYSLYLTHMIIIPIVVNAVISYTDLGVIQTAAVSLLAFLVINILVSLILFKVVEETGIKFGRVLIGKIFSKRTNEIPVKREV, from the coding sequence ATGAAACCGATCGATACTAAGTTTTTAGATGGTACTCGTCTTCTATTGGCTTTGTGGGTCGCCGTAGGTCATTTCTATACGTACACGGGGGGAAAAGAGCTTATTTCCGTTCCGTTGATTAGTGATATTTTGCTAAGTGCAGGTCCTGCCGTTGATGGATTTATGATTATAACCGGTTTCCTAATGATGTATCACTACCTACTAAAAGAAAAAAAAGAGCCGCCGAGTGATAAGACGACGATTTTTAAATTTTGGCTGAAGCGGCTTGTCCGATTATATCCTATTTATTTCGTCGCGATATTGGCTGCTTTCGTCTTATTTAAAACGAACTTTCAATATGTGCATTCTAACTATTCTTTTTTTACTGGCAAGGAAGCAAGCTTCGGAACTACCTTTAATTCTGCAGCGATTCCAGGGATGAGTGACTTGTTCTCGCATCTCACATTTTTACATGGCCTGATTCCCGGGCAAAATACCAGCTTGCTAGGTCCGGCTTGGAGTCTTTCTTTAGAAATGCAGTTTTATCTTGTTTTCCCTATTTTGTTTTTGATTTTCTTCCGAAACGAAGCTTTAATTAACAAGACACTGCTTCTTTTTACCGGAGCTTCATTTGTCATCGGGTTTCTGGCGCCAAAGCTTTTCGGATCATGGGACAGCTCCGGAATACTGGCTGATTTCGGCGCACCTTCCCTCATAGTGTTTAAGCTTCACTTTTTTGTACTGGGAATGATTATGGCATGTGTTGCCTTAAAAAGAGCGAGCCGGTTTCATCTTGGCATGTGGATTCTTCTTGTCTTGCCCTTCCAGGGACGCTGGACGATACTTGTCACGATAGGCATCATTACGCTGATGTTTTCCGATGACGTAAAGCGCTTGGTTCACCCGCGGGTCAATTCGGTTCTTTACATAATCAAGCAATGCTTATCCAACAAAGCTGCAAAAATTGGCGCTGATATTTCGTATTCATTGTATTTAACGCACATGATCATTATTCCGATAGTTGTCAATGCGGTTATATCATACACAGATTTAGGAGTGATACAGACTGCAGCCGTCTCATTACTTGCTTTCTTAGTCATCAACATTCTGGTTTCACTGATTTTATTTAAAGTCGTAGAGGAAACCGGAATCAAATTTGGAAGGGTATTGATTGGAAAGATATTCAGCAAACGGACGAACGAGATTCCTGTCAAACGAGAGGTTTAA
- a CDS encoding nitroreductase family protein → MTTLTDTIEVLNTRTSIRAYDPDVKISKEDLTQILELATKAPSAWNLQHWHFTVFHSDESKQKLLPIAFNQDQIVKASAVVAILGDVKANLNGEAIYGPLAEAGYMTEEVKDTLLGQINRAYTNETYPREAAFSNASLAAMQFMIAAKAKGYDTCAIGGFNKEAFVEAFDIDSRYVPVMLISVGKSVKPAHQSGRFPVTEVSTWL, encoded by the coding sequence ATGACGACACTCACAGATACAATCGAAGTATTAAACACGAGAACTTCCATTCGAGCGTACGATCCTGATGTAAAAATTTCAAAAGAAGACCTTACGCAAATTTTAGAGCTTGCCACTAAAGCACCTTCCGCATGGAACCTGCAGCACTGGCACTTTACCGTATTCCACAGCGATGAGTCGAAGCAAAAGCTTCTTCCGATCGCCTTCAATCAAGATCAAATTGTCAAAGCTTCTGCTGTTGTTGCTATTTTGGGTGATGTGAAAGCGAATTTAAATGGAGAAGCAATCTACGGTCCGCTTGCAGAAGCCGGGTATATGACAGAAGAAGTAAAAGACACTCTTTTAGGCCAGATCAATCGGGCTTACACCAATGAGACGTATCCGAGAGAAGCGGCATTTTCAAACGCTTCCCTTGCTGCTATGCAGTTTATGATCGCAGCCAAAGCAAAGGGATATGACACGTGTGCGATCGGCGGCTTTAATAAAGAAGCCTTTGTCGAAGCTTTCGATATAGATTCAAGATATGTTCCGGTTATGCTCATATCTGTCGGCAAATCAGTGAAACCCGCTCACCAAAGCGGTCGTTTTCCTGTCACAGAAGTATCTACCTGGTTGTAA
- a CDS encoding SWIM zinc finger family protein produces MSIDGDNEIVVSFCDCPYDRGDYCKHQAAAFYALRQKLHFTSEK; encoded by the coding sequence GTGTCTATTGACGGCGATAATGAGATTGTAGTTTCATTTTGTGACTGCCCTTATGATCGGGGAGATTATTGTAAACACCAAGCCGCAGCTTTTTATGCGTTAAGGCAGAAATTACATTTCACCTCTGAAAAATAA